A DNA window from Micromonospora sp. NBC_01739 contains the following coding sequences:
- a CDS encoding GNAT family N-acetyltransferase — MTGAVRLEPVDEQNLEPLLSVAAAEAEPDDVMPPVDAPAGWSHARREAFREFHRANFGGLHSATRTAMYAIMAGGEVVGMIRMTRRDAPDTVEAGMWLGRSARGQGLGAAALRELLNLAAAAGMRVVVADTTPENRGALSVLEKCGAKLREDGEKVYAEIHLDSTPPAL; from the coding sequence GTGACGGGTGCGGTCCGGTTGGAGCCGGTGGACGAGCAGAATCTTGAACCGTTGCTGTCCGTGGCAGCCGCTGAGGCGGAGCCGGACGACGTGATGCCGCCGGTGGATGCCCCGGCCGGCTGGTCCCACGCCCGCAGGGAGGCCTTCCGGGAGTTCCACCGGGCCAACTTCGGTGGTCTGCACTCGGCCACCCGCACCGCCATGTACGCGATCATGGCCGGGGGTGAGGTGGTCGGGATGATCCGGATGACCCGCCGGGACGCCCCGGACACCGTCGAGGCGGGCATGTGGCTGGGTCGCTCCGCCCGGGGTCAGGGCCTCGGCGCGGCGGCGTTGCGCGAGTTGTTGAACCTGGCCGCCGCGGCCGGGATGCGGGTGGTGGTCGCCGACACCACACCGGAGAATCGCGGGGCGCTGTCCGTGCTGGAGAAGTGCGGCGCGAAGCTACGCGAGGACGGCGAGAAGGTGTACGCCGAGATTCACCTCGACTCGACCCCACCGGCGCTCTAG
- a CDS encoding AAA family ATPase — MGEPELTLTASLRPAALDARRGVVRLHPEVLTALALRPGDPVQLTGQRVTAGIVAPAESTASTALLYADDLILGNLGLRDGGQVRVSATPVVAATRVLLAGPAQIVAVVSPEMLRLALLGKVVTTGDDVSLLPQDILPDAATRNLVEAARRSLSNRVGYAWTSTLLRVVAVEPEVGALVTMDTMVGWQHGAATGGVADPIATRTASLAGPGGAVRVQAGGATTAGTSQADWTGTRGATEEEHVPSVDELPGLRAQAEELNELLDLGFHHREVLARLGTAVALGVLVSGPAGSGKSALVRAVAAQVGARVHPLWAPEIAALTNSSAADRLRATTAEVLTDGPAVLLVSDVEALAPADTPGPVATVFRQCLAQIVRAGAAVVCTTSRPEAMDPALRSPDLLSVRIDVPLPDAALRREQLTVLTRPVPLAEDVRLEEVAGRTPGFVAADLAALVREAGVRAARRQKSAENPTVRMADFTAALEVVRPTTMAASTLELARVTLDDVGDLVEVKQQLTESVLWPLTYPDTFARLGVQPPRGVLLYGPPGCGKTYLVTALAGSGRANVLSVKGAELLSKWVGESERAVRELFRRAREAAPTLVFLDEVDALAPVRGQATDGGTTDRVVAALLTELDGVEALRNVVVVGATNRPDLIDPALLRPGRLERLVYVPPPDAEARAAILRAAARNVPLAEDVDLDELGGDLDGFSAADCAALVREAALAAMRESLTAATVTAAHVQTARSRVRPSLDPAQVAWLAAYAEQRS, encoded by the coding sequence ATGGGCGAACCCGAGTTGACCTTGACCGCGAGCCTGCGTCCGGCCGCGCTGGATGCCCGGCGCGGCGTCGTCCGGCTGCACCCCGAGGTGCTCACCGCCCTGGCTCTGCGGCCGGGGGACCCGGTCCAGTTGACCGGCCAGCGGGTGACCGCCGGCATCGTCGCCCCGGCCGAGTCGACCGCCAGCACCGCGCTGTTGTACGCCGATGACCTGATCCTGGGCAACCTAGGTCTCCGCGACGGCGGGCAGGTGCGGGTGAGCGCCACCCCGGTCGTCGCGGCCACCCGGGTGCTGCTCGCCGGGCCGGCGCAGATAGTCGCCGTGGTCTCCCCGGAGATGCTCCGGTTGGCCCTGCTGGGCAAGGTGGTCACCACCGGGGACGACGTCTCCCTGCTGCCCCAGGACATCCTGCCGGACGCCGCCACCCGCAACCTGGTCGAGGCGGCCCGGCGCAGCCTCTCCAACCGGGTCGGCTACGCCTGGACCAGCACCCTGTTGCGGGTCGTCGCGGTCGAACCCGAGGTGGGTGCCCTGGTAACCATGGACACCATGGTCGGTTGGCAGCACGGGGCCGCCACCGGAGGTGTCGCCGACCCGATCGCCACCCGCACGGCCTCCCTGGCCGGTCCCGGTGGGGCGGTCAGGGTCCAGGCCGGTGGGGCCACCACCGCCGGTACGTCTCAGGCCGACTGGACGGGCACCAGGGGCGCGACCGAGGAGGAGCACGTCCCCTCGGTGGATGAGCTGCCCGGCCTGCGGGCCCAGGCCGAGGAGCTGAACGAACTGCTGGACCTCGGCTTCCACCACCGCGAGGTGCTGGCCCGGCTGGGCACCGCGGTGGCGCTGGGGGTGCTGGTCAGCGGTCCGGCCGGCTCCGGCAAGTCGGCCCTGGTCCGGGCGGTAGCCGCTCAGGTCGGAGCCCGGGTCCATCCACTCTGGGCACCCGAGATCGCCGCGCTGACCAACTCCTCGGCGGCGGACCGACTGCGGGCGACCACCGCCGAGGTGCTGACCGACGGCCCGGCCGTGCTGCTGGTCTCCGACGTGGAGGCGTTGGCCCCGGCGGACACCCCGGGACCGGTGGCCACGGTGTTCCGCCAGTGCCTGGCCCAGATCGTCCGGGCCGGCGCCGCCGTGGTCTGCACCACCAGCCGCCCGGAGGCCATGGACCCGGCGCTGCGGTCCCCGGATCTGCTCTCGGTACGGATCGATGTGCCCCTGCCGGACGCCGCCCTGCGCCGGGAACAGTTGACCGTGTTGACCCGTCCGGTCCCGCTGGCCGAGGACGTACGGCTGGAGGAGGTGGCCGGGCGTACCCCCGGTTTCGTCGCCGCCGACCTGGCCGCGCTGGTCCGGGAGGCCGGGGTCCGCGCGGCGCGGCGGCAGAAGTCGGCCGAGAACCCGACCGTACGGATGGCCGACTTCACGGCCGCCCTGGAGGTGGTCCGGCCGACGACCATGGCCGCCTCCACCCTGGAACTGGCCCGGGTCACCCTGGACGACGTCGGTGACCTGGTAGAGGTCAAGCAGCAGTTGACCGAGTCCGTGCTCTGGCCCCTGACCTACCCGGACACCTTCGCCCGACTGGGGGTGCAGCCACCTCGCGGGGTGCTGCTCTACGGCCCGCCGGGCTGCGGCAAGACCTACCTGGTGACCGCCCTGGCCGGCTCCGGACGGGCCAATGTGCTCTCCGTCAAGGGCGCGGAACTGCTGTCGAAGTGGGTCGGCGAGAGCGAACGGGCCGTCCGCGAACTGTTCCGCCGGGCCCGGGAGGCCGCCCCGACCCTCGTCTTCCTGGACGAGGTGGACGCCCTGGCCCCGGTACGCGGCCAGGCCACCGACGGTGGCACCACCGACCGGGTGGTGGCCGCCCTGCTCACCGAGTTGGACGGGGTGGAGGCCCTGCGCAATGTCGTCGTGGTCGGCGCTACCAACCGGCCCGACCTGATCGACCCGGCGCTGCTGCGCCCGGGTCGGCTGGAACGGCTGGTCTACGTGCCGCCACCGGACGCCGAGGCACGCGCGGCGATCCTGCGCGCCGCCGCCCGCAACGTGCCGCTGGCCGAGGACGTCGATCTCGACGAACTCGGCGGAGACCTGGACGGCTTCTCGGCCGCCGACTGCGCCGCGCTGGTCCGGGAGGCGGCCCTGGCGGCGATGCGCGAGTCGCTGACCGCCGCCACGGTCACGGCCGCACACGTGCAGACCGCCCGCAGTCGGGTCCGCCCCTCCCTGGATCCGGCCCAGGTGGCCTGGCTGGCCGCGTACGCCGAGCAGCGGAGCTGA